TCGAAGATAATTCACTATCATAGACAAAGGAACTAAGCAAAGGCCCTTTTTCTTCAATTATGTGCAATCGCTGTCTCTTCCAACAAAACGCATTGCACTTCTCTCATCTATCGGTCCTGAAGTGCCAACAACTTTCTCCTGTAAATCATGTCAAATGCACAAGGACCTCAATTTTTAGGTAcgtaatatatttattcaaatcacatgaagaagaagaagaagaagaagagttaaAGAGAATTcatggatttttatttatttacctgaGATATGTTTGCATGATCAATATCATTCCGCTCAGCATCCATATCCATGATCTCATCATTCATATCACATACCTATTGTAAACATTGTACagtaaagaaaaatatgatatatattatatatcgtTAATTCCCACTAATCAAATCATGAGAATATGAACAAGAAATCCCTGACCTTGGGATTCATGCTAATAGGAGAACTAGCAGTATCCACTAATGCATTTTCAACCAAAGCTCGGCctgttcttttcctttccttgaaGCTGAACGATCTCTTGCTAGTTTTAACCATAGACGAGCCCCGGCCCCCACCTGAATGTTCACTCCTGTCAGACCTTTTTCTGGCCAAAGAAGCAGCATCGGAAACCAGAGAAGAGGTCTCAGAACCAGAAGAGCAATTAATACGCATGTGTTCGTTGCTTGTTTTGTGATCTAAGAAATCCTCGAAGTACACAGTCCAACCACTCTCCTCTGAAGAGTACTCATGAGAGGTTCTTTGATTGGAAGAAGTGGGCTTGCTGGTAGTGTTCATGGAGTTTTCCATCCAAAAAGCAAACTAATTAGATGAAAGAAGAAGATGGGGCCGGTTTGAGAGAACCCTCTCAGGAAGCAAGTatgagtgtatatatatagaacaagAGAGAAAATAATAGGAAAAATAATCGA
This Carya illinoinensis cultivar Pawnee chromosome 11, C.illinoinensisPawnee_v1, whole genome shotgun sequence DNA region includes the following protein-coding sequences:
- the LOC122280468 gene encoding vascular-related unknown protein 1-like, yielding MENSMNTTSKPTSSNQRTSHEYSSEESGWTVYFEDFLDHKTSNEHMRINCSSGSETSSLVSDAASLARKRSDRSEHSGGGRGSSMVKTSKRSFSFKERKRTGRALVENALVDTASSPISMNPKVCDMNDEIMDMDAERNDIDHANISQEKVVGTSGPIDERSAMRFVGRDSDCT